In the genome of Deltaproteobacteria bacterium, one region contains:
- a CDS encoding ABC transporter ATP-binding protein: MAPLISVRELEKRFDALEIVRAISFDIAPGECVGLLGPNGAGKTSTLKMLVGQMFRTGGEVEVFGIDPERHPVDVKGRLGVVTQDDTTDPDLTVEQNLVVFAGYFGIRGGEATRRARDLLEFVHLTEKRREKIENLSGGMKRRLLIARALVNAPELLVLDEPTTGLDPQARHLIWQKLRLLKRQGTTMLLTTHYMEEAEQLCDRILIMDGGRILDSGSPESLVARHVGAEVVEVFLGDREPAEVLGTLGSPVPRHEITNDMLYLYLDGQADIAARVRASGFTEVIQRPATLEDVFLKVAGREISE; the protein is encoded by the coding sequence ATGGCTCCACTCATATCGGTTCGTGAACTGGAAAAGAGGTTTGACGCGCTGGAGATCGTCCGGGCGATCAGCTTCGATATCGCGCCGGGTGAATGTGTTGGCCTGCTGGGGCCCAACGGCGCGGGAAAGACTTCCACGCTCAAGATGCTCGTCGGGCAGATGTTCCGCACCGGTGGCGAGGTGGAGGTATTCGGCATCGACCCGGAACGTCACCCGGTTGACGTGAAGGGCCGCCTTGGCGTGGTTACCCAGGACGACACGACCGACCCGGACCTCACGGTGGAGCAGAACCTCGTCGTGTTCGCCGGGTATTTCGGCATCCGGGGGGGCGAGGCGACCCGCCGGGCCCGTGACCTGCTGGAGTTCGTGCACCTGACCGAAAAGCGGCGGGAGAAGATCGAGAACCTCTCGGGCGGAATGAAACGCCGGCTACTGATCGCCCGCGCCCTGGTGAACGCGCCCGAACTGCTGGTGCTGGACGAGCCGACGACCGGCCTGGACCCGCAGGCGCGCCACCTGATCTGGCAGAAGCTCCGGCTTCTCAAGCGCCAGGGGACGACGATGCTGCTCACGACGCACTATATGGAGGAAGCCGAGCAGCTCTGCGACCGCATCCTCATCATGGACGGGGGGCGGATTCTCGATTCCGGCTCCCCGGAAAGCCTCGTGGCCCGGCACGTGGGGGCGGAGGTGGTCGAGGTGTTCCTGGGCGACCGGGAGCCGGCCGAGGTCCTGGGCACGCTCGGCAGCCCCGTCCCCCGCCACGAGATCACCAACGACATGCTGTACCTCTACCTGGACGGACAGGCGGATATCGCCGCCCGTGTGCGGGCGTCGGGATTCACGGAAGTGATCCAGCGCCCGGCGACGCTGGAGGACGTGTTCCTCAAGGTGGCGGGAAGGGAGATTTCCGAATGA